In Acidimicrobiales bacterium, the genomic window ACCGCTTCGTGGGCCGCCGGGCGGCGGTGGTCGAGGAGAAGCCCGGCGTCACCCGGGACCGCCTCGAGCTCGAGGCGGAGTGGAACGGGCGCGCCTTCGTCGTGGTCGACACGGGCGGGTGGCTCGGCCGGGGGGACGCTCTCGACGCCAAGGTCGCCGGGCAGGCCGAGCGGGCCGTGGCGGCCGCCGACCTCGTCCTGTTGGTGGTGGACACCGCCGTGGGGGTGACCACCGAGGACGAGGACGTGGCCCGGGTGCTCATGCGCGCCGGGCGGCCGGTGCTCGTGGTCGCCAACAAGGTGGACAACGAGCGGCGCGAGGCCGAGGCGTGGGAGTTCGTCTCCCTGGGCCTCGGCGAGCCCTGGACGGTGAGCGCACTGCACGGCCGGGGGACCGGCGACCTCCTCGACGAGGTCGTCCGGCGGCTCCCGCCCGAGGAGGACACCGGCACCGAGACCGGTGTCGCCGGGACCGCTGCCACCGGGACCGGCGGAGCATCCCTCGACGACGGGAACCCCGAGGCCACCCGGGTGGCCATCGTGGGACGCCCCAACGTGGGCAAGTCCACCCTCTTCAACCGGCTCCTGGGGGAGGAGCGCTCCGTCGTCCACGACCTCCCCGGTACCACCCGCGACGCCATCGACACCCAGCTCGACACCCCGGATGGCCCCATCCGCTTCATCGACACCGCCGGGATGCGGCGCCGGTCGCGCACCGAGGAGGGGACCGAGTACTACGCCATGGTCCGGGCCCTGCAGGCCCTCGACCGCGCCGACGTGGTGCTCCTCGTGATCGACGCCACCGACGG contains:
- the der gene encoding ribosome biogenesis GTPase Der, giving the protein MAGRPNVGKSTLVNRFVGRRAAVVEEKPGVTRDRLELEAEWNGRAFVVVDTGGWLGRGDALDAKVAGQAERAVAAADLVLLVVDTAVGVTTEDEDVARVLMRAGRPVLVVANKVDNERREAEAWEFVSLGLGEPWTVSALHGRGTGDLLDEVVRRLPPEEDTGTETGVAGTAATGTGGASLDDGNPEATRVAIVGRPNVGKSTLFNRLLGEERSVVHDLPGTTRDAIDTQLDTPDGPIRFIDTAGMRRRSRTEEGTEYYAMVRALQALDRADVVLLVIDATDGVTHQDQRLAERIGASGSPVVVVLNKWELLGTDDRRQRVEDVEDRLAFLGDSPIVKVSAQTGMGVHKILPALGKAVEAYHHRIPTGELNRAIRSIQADHPAPGSRIRYAVQGAIDPPTFTLFATRRLPAPYLRYIERRLREHFGIGPTPVKFRVRIGS